One window of the Rufibacter radiotolerans genome contains the following:
- a CDS encoding Do family serine endopeptidase, translated as MKTKQLMFGLLLSAMVGGGVGVGSYKLLEDDTPAAGQQLPNTNVRYTSAMRSSTVTVPEGINFVTSAELVTPAVVHVTTEYNVQASRGQSQIHPFLRDFFGEEFEGYQQRPQGPAQGSGSGVIIASNGYIVTNNHVIDRADKIQVILDDKRTFEATLVGTDPNTDIALLKIGAENLPALRYGNSDNVRVGEWVLAVGNPFNLNSTVTAGIVSAKGRNVGILQAAGNMSVESFIQTDAAVNPGNSGGALVNLNGDLVGINTAIASQTGTFSGYSFAVPSSIVSKVVDDLIKYGEVQRALLGVQMQEVDSQLAKEKNLKTLNGVYVAEFSEGSAAKAAGLEKGDVITEINGVKINTGAQLQEQVTRYRPGDKIKVNYLRSGSNKTATVTLRNSKGSTEIVKRDPKASKSMTIDGAKFEAASKQDLNKLDIPGGVQINGVEGSAFAETGMRDGFIITSIDKNPMNTPEDVQKVLKTTRRGGLLIEGVYPDGRRAYYAIGR; from the coding sequence ATGAAGACAAAACAATTAATGTTTGGTTTGTTGCTTTCCGCTATGGTAGGTGGAGGTGTGGGCGTTGGTAGCTACAAACTACTGGAAGATGATACCCCTGCTGCCGGGCAACAATTACCCAATACCAATGTGCGGTATACCAGTGCCATGCGCTCGTCTACCGTAACCGTACCAGAAGGAATCAATTTTGTGACCTCCGCTGAACTGGTAACACCGGCGGTGGTGCACGTGACCACCGAGTACAACGTACAGGCCAGCCGTGGCCAAAGCCAGATCCATCCGTTCCTGCGCGATTTCTTCGGAGAAGAATTTGAAGGCTACCAGCAGCGTCCGCAGGGCCCGGCCCAGGGATCAGGGTCTGGGGTGATCATTGCCTCTAACGGCTATATTGTCACCAATAACCACGTGATTGACCGCGCCGATAAGATTCAGGTGATCCTGGATGACAAACGCACCTTTGAGGCCACTTTGGTAGGTACAGACCCTAACACAGACATTGCGCTTCTAAAAATTGGCGCCGAGAACCTGCCGGCCCTGCGCTACGGCAACTCAGATAATGTGCGCGTAGGCGAGTGGGTGCTGGCGGTGGGTAACCCCTTCAACCTGAACTCTACCGTGACCGCGGGTATTGTAAGTGCCAAAGGCCGGAACGTAGGTATTCTGCAGGCCGCCGGCAATATGAGCGTGGAGTCCTTTATTCAGACCGATGCTGCGGTAAACCCTGGTAACAGCGGGGGCGCCTTGGTGAACCTGAACGGAGACCTGGTGGGTATCAATACCGCCATCGCCTCGCAGACCGGTACCTTCTCGGGTTATTCCTTTGCCGTGCCGTCCTCTATTGTGAGCAAGGTGGTAGATGACCTCATCAAATATGGCGAGGTACAGCGCGCGCTCCTGGGGGTGCAGATGCAGGAGGTAGATTCCCAACTGGCCAAAGAAAAGAACCTGAAAACCCTGAACGGGGTGTACGTGGCCGAGTTCTCTGAAGGCAGCGCCGCCAAGGCCGCCGGCTTGGAGAAAGGCGACGTGATCACCGAGATTAACGGCGTGAAGATCAATACCGGTGCCCAGTTGCAGGAGCAGGTAACCCGTTACCGCCCCGGCGACAAGATCAAGGTAAATTACCTGCGCTCCGGAAGCAACAAAACGGCAACCGTTACCCTGCGTAACTCCAAAGGCAGCACCGAGATTGTGAAGCGCGACCCTAAAGCCAGCAAATCTATGACCATAGACGGGGCTAAGTTTGAGGCCGCCAGCAAGCAGGATCTGAACAAACTGGATATCCCGGGTGGGGTGCAGATCAATGGGGTGGAAGGAAGCGCCTTTGCCGAGACCGGCATGCGCGATGGCTTCATTATCACCAGCATTGACAAGAACCCAATGAACACCCCCGAAGACGTTCAAAAAGTACTAAAAACCACCAGACGTGGCGGACTGTTGATTGAAGGGGTCTACCCAGACGGGCGCCGGGCGTATTACGCCATTGGCCGCTAG
- the amaB gene encoding L-piperidine-6-carboxylate dehydrogenase: MYHTISDVLSSLGIQETNAAYSTGLNWGTGNSGQTRAIHSPTNGKLIAQVTMASEQEYDQVITTAQQAFLEWRTWPSPKRGEVVRQIGQKLREHKRALGTLVSYEMGKIMQEGLGEVQEMIDICDFAVGLSRQLHGYTMHSERPTHRMYEQYHPLGIVGVISAFNFPVAVWSWNAMLAAICGDVVVWKPSEKTPLTAVACQHIIQEVLKQNHVPEGVFNMIIGDATIGSRMAHDERVPLISATGSTRMGKKVGEAVGARLGKSLLELGGNNAIILTQNADLEMALRAVVFGAVGTAGQRCTSTRRLIIHDSIYDEVKERLLKIYPKLPIGDPLKEEILVGPLIDKDAVSAFLKALDEVQKEGGKLLTGGTVLKGEEFATGTYVTPAIVEAQNHYHMVQEETFAPILYLIKYSGEVEEAIAIQNGVRQGLSSSIFSTNLLETEAFLSHWGSDCGIANVNIGTSGAEIGGAFGGEKDTGGGRESGSDAWRFYMRRQTNTINFGRELPLAQGIRFEF; the protein is encoded by the coding sequence ATGTATCATACCATTTCAGATGTATTGTCATCCCTGGGTATACAGGAAACCAACGCCGCCTACAGCACCGGTTTAAACTGGGGCACCGGCAACAGCGGCCAGACCCGCGCCATCCATTCACCTACCAACGGCAAACTGATTGCGCAGGTGACCATGGCTTCTGAGCAAGAGTACGACCAGGTGATTACCACCGCGCAACAGGCGTTTCTGGAGTGGCGCACCTGGCCATCGCCTAAGCGCGGCGAGGTGGTGCGGCAAATTGGGCAAAAGCTGCGCGAGCACAAGCGGGCTTTAGGCACGCTGGTGAGTTATGAGATGGGCAAGATCATGCAGGAGGGTCTGGGCGAAGTGCAGGAGATGATTGACATCTGTGACTTCGCGGTAGGGCTTTCACGGCAACTGCACGGCTACACCATGCACTCAGAGCGGCCCACGCACCGCATGTATGAGCAATACCACCCGCTGGGGATTGTGGGCGTTATCTCTGCCTTCAATTTTCCGGTGGCCGTATGGAGCTGGAACGCCATGCTGGCCGCCATCTGCGGCGATGTGGTGGTCTGGAAACCCTCAGAGAAAACCCCGCTTACGGCGGTGGCCTGCCAGCACATCATCCAGGAGGTGCTCAAGCAGAACCATGTGCCCGAAGGCGTCTTCAATATGATCATTGGTGATGCTACCATTGGCAGCAGAATGGCCCATGATGAGCGCGTGCCCTTGATCTCTGCCACAGGTTCTACCCGCATGGGCAAGAAGGTAGGAGAGGCCGTGGGTGCCCGTTTGGGCAAGTCCCTGCTGGAACTGGGCGGTAACAATGCCATTATCCTCACCCAGAACGCCGACCTGGAGATGGCGCTACGGGCCGTAGTGTTTGGCGCGGTAGGTACAGCCGGACAGCGCTGCACCTCTACCCGCCGCCTGATCATCCATGACAGCATCTATGACGAGGTGAAAGAACGCCTGCTCAAGATTTACCCTAAACTGCCTATCGGTGATCCGTTGAAAGAGGAAATCCTGGTAGGGCCCCTGATTGACAAAGACGCCGTGTCTGCATTCCTCAAGGCGCTGGACGAAGTGCAGAAAGAGGGAGGCAAACTACTGACGGGTGGTACCGTGCTGAAGGGCGAGGAATTTGCCACCGGTACTTACGTGACCCCAGCTATTGTAGAGGCCCAGAACCATTACCACATGGTGCAGGAAGAGACGTTTGCGCCCATTCTGTACCTGATCAAATACAGCGGGGAAGTAGAGGAGGCCATTGCCATCCAGAACGGGGTGCGCCAAGGCTTGTCTTCGTCCATCTTCTCCACCAACCTCCTGGAAACCGAGGCTTTCCTGAGCCACTGGGGCTCAGATTGCGGCATTGCCAATGTGAACATTGGGACCTCCGGGGCCGAGATTGGCGGGGCCTTTGGCGGGGAGAAAGACACCGGCGGCGGACGCGAATCGGGGTCAGATGCGTGGCGTTTCTATATGCGCCGGCAAACCAACACCATCAACTTCGGGCGGGAGTTGCCGCTGGCCCAGGGCATCCGGTTTGAGTTTTAG
- a CDS encoding DUF4442 domain-containing protein, which yields MSAHARLAAFRKLITNPLKFRLFLFKNLPMAYLAGIRVKSLTEQEAQVAISYGYLTKNPFRSIYFACLSMAAEMASGVLSMMYLYQANPSVSMLVVSLEADFSKKAVGTVTFTCQNGDAIAAAVRETQATGQPTSVQALSVGHNAQGEEVARFRVTWSYKARTSKA from the coding sequence ATGTCTGCCCACGCCCGCCTTGCCGCCTTCCGGAAGCTTATTACCAACCCCCTCAAGTTCCGGCTGTTTTTGTTCAAGAACCTGCCCATGGCTTACCTGGCGGGCATACGGGTGAAAAGCCTCACGGAGCAGGAGGCGCAGGTGGCCATCTCGTACGGCTACCTGACCAAGAACCCGTTTAGGTCCATCTACTTCGCCTGCCTGTCTATGGCCGCCGAGATGGCCTCTGGCGTATTGTCCATGATGTACCTGTACCAGGCCAACCCGTCTGTATCTATGCTGGTGGTAAGCCTGGAGGCAGATTTCAGCAAGAAGGCCGTGGGTACCGTCACGTTCACCTGCCAGAACGGCGATGCCATTGCCGCCGCCGTGCGGGAAACCCAGGCAACCGGGCAGCCCACCAGTGTGCAGGCCCTGAGCGTAGGCCACAATGCGCAGGGCGAGGAAGTGGCCCGCTTCCGGGTGACCTGGTCATACAAGGCCAGAACCTCTAAAGCCTAG
- a CDS encoding alpha/beta fold hydrolase, with the protein MKIRSLFLLLLLAVCGGIAQAQVTSAPTAPRELRLTMSDGTELYVKVAGKGKPCLFIHGGPGAWSHSFEVLGLNTLEDSLQMVYVDQRGSGRSGKSPSGDYSLRRTVLDFDEVRQQLGFPSWTVLAHSFGGILATEYAYYFPKTISRMVLLSATLNLKASAQVQIDKGLEILKPADPSPFLDTSRPIFDRFMAIITALNEKNAYHQLMYTTAEGLDKMNQEDAKRPPNYSFGQSWSSYPEYFQDFTEVSRHLKMPVLVIAGQQDFSIGPNHFKSFKFPNQRVVSMPGGHVIYLEQNAQFQKEVKQFLKKTSRKS; encoded by the coding sequence ATGAAGATCCGCTCCCTTTTTCTGCTCCTGCTGCTGGCTGTTTGCGGGGGTATTGCCCAGGCCCAGGTAACCTCTGCCCCAACTGCCCCGCGCGAGTTGCGCCTGACCATGAGTGATGGAACCGAGTTATATGTGAAGGTGGCTGGCAAGGGCAAACCCTGCCTTTTCATCCATGGCGGACCAGGTGCCTGGAGCCATTCCTTTGAAGTGCTGGGCCTCAACACTTTGGAAGACTCTCTCCAGATGGTTTACGTAGACCAGCGGGGCTCGGGCCGATCAGGCAAATCCCCATCCGGCGATTACAGCCTCAGACGCACCGTCCTTGATTTTGACGAGGTGCGGCAACAGTTGGGGTTCCCTTCCTGGACCGTACTGGCCCACTCCTTCGGCGGAATTCTGGCCACGGAGTACGCCTATTATTTCCCCAAGACTATTTCCCGCATGGTGTTGCTGAGCGCCACATTGAACCTGAAGGCCTCGGCGCAGGTGCAGATAGACAAAGGCCTGGAGATTCTAAAGCCCGCTGATCCCTCGCCTTTCCTGGATACCAGCCGCCCCATTTTTGACCGGTTCATGGCCATTATCACTGCCCTGAACGAGAAGAACGCCTACCACCAGCTCATGTACACCACGGCCGAGGGCTTAGATAAAATGAACCAGGAAGACGCCAAGCGGCCCCCAAATTACAGCTTCGGGCAGTCCTGGTCTTCCTATCCGGAGTACTTCCAGGATTTCACGGAGGTCTCCCGGCACCTGAAAATGCCGGTGCTGGTGATTGCCGGCCAGCAGGATTTCTCCATTGGGCCCAACCACTTCAAAAGCTTCAAATTCCCGAACCAGAGGGTAGTCTCCATGCCGGGCGGGCACGTGATCTACCTGGAGCAGAACGCGCAGTTCCAGAAGGAAGTGAAGCAGTTCCTGAAGAAGACCAGCCGCAAGAGCTAG
- a CDS encoding RNA polymerase sigma factor, whose amino-acid sequence MVARCKEGDRKAQYELYKLYSKSMFNVSMRITNDYTEAEDVLQEAFLSAFRELNSFKGDATFGSWLKRIVINKAITKVRSRRLQVVPIEEHQDFAEEAPDYDQEEMDYKVDCIKKAIQALPDGYRVVLTLYLLEGYDHGEIAEVLGISEATSKSQYSRARKKLLTLMKEETFLA is encoded by the coding sequence GTGGTAGCCCGATGTAAGGAGGGTGACCGAAAGGCGCAGTATGAGCTCTATAAGCTCTACAGTAAATCTATGTTCAACGTGAGCATGCGCATCACCAATGATTACACAGAGGCCGAGGACGTCTTGCAGGAAGCATTTCTGAGCGCGTTCCGGGAACTGAACTCCTTCAAAGGCGATGCCACCTTCGGCAGTTGGCTTAAGCGCATTGTCATTAACAAGGCCATCACCAAAGTGCGCAGCCGGCGCCTGCAGGTAGTGCCCATAGAGGAGCACCAGGATTTCGCGGAGGAGGCCCCTGACTATGACCAGGAGGAAATGGACTACAAGGTGGACTGCATCAAGAAAGCCATTCAAGCCTTGCCAGACGGTTACCGGGTGGTGCTCACGCTGTACCTGCTGGAAGGCTATGACCACGGCGAGATAGCCGAAGTGCTGGGCATTAGTGAGGCCACCTCCAAATCACAGTACAGCCGGGCCCGCAAGAAGTTGCTGACCCTCATGAAAGAAGAAACGTTTCTTGCCTGA
- a CDS encoding anti-sigma factor → MSDKLKDFVQAHREEFDSFTPRPDLWQDIAAELPAGQTAPQEASAPEAKVFSLNWNTAWRYAAAVALLVTVGLALRYLSVNNAQTSAPLATNGQPVTLEKIAPELRQMETRYVQVIEKKESKLKAMGAEVQFAELDSAYNELKKELYTTPNKEVLLQAMGDNLKMRIALLNQQLEVVENKNSDKKLRAL, encoded by the coding sequence ATGAGTGACAAACTAAAAGACTTTGTACAGGCCCATAGAGAGGAATTCGACTCCTTTACCCCCCGCCCAGACCTGTGGCAGGACATAGCCGCTGAGCTTCCGGCAGGGCAGACCGCCCCGCAAGAGGCGTCTGCGCCCGAAGCCAAGGTCTTCTCCCTGAACTGGAACACCGCCTGGCGCTATGCCGCCGCCGTGGCCCTGCTGGTGACAGTGGGGTTGGCGCTGCGCTACCTGAGCGTGAACAACGCACAGACATCGGCGCCCCTGGCTACCAATGGACAGCCCGTAACGCTGGAGAAGATAGCCCCTGAGCTGCGCCAGATGGAGACCCGGTACGTGCAGGTAATTGAGAAAAAGGAGTCTAAGCTCAAGGCCATGGGCGCCGAGGTGCAGTTTGCCGAACTGGACTCCGCTTACAATGAACTCAAGAAAGAGCTTTACACCACCCCCAACAAAGAAGTGCTGCTGCAGGCCATGGGCGATAACCTTAAAATGAGGATTGCGCTGCTCAACCAACAGCTGGAGGTAGTGGAAAATAAAAACAGTGATAAAAAATTGCGTGCGCTATGA
- a CDS encoding RidA family protein: MENTPSNFINASKAPEPVGLYPHARKVGGLLFLSGVGPRERGVKEIPGVTLDAAGNIESYDIEAQCHSVFKNVRAILEEAGSAWENLVDVTVFLTNMKADFQTYNRLYAEYFKDCQPCRTTVEVNALPTPIAIELKCIATI; the protein is encoded by the coding sequence ATGGAAAACACGCCCTCCAATTTTATTAACGCCTCCAAAGCGCCCGAACCGGTGGGCCTGTACCCGCACGCCCGTAAGGTAGGTGGCCTGTTGTTTCTTTCGGGCGTAGGCCCCCGGGAGAGAGGGGTAAAAGAAATACCCGGCGTGACCCTGGACGCCGCCGGCAACATTGAAAGCTATGACATAGAGGCGCAGTGCCACTCGGTGTTCAAAAACGTGCGGGCCATTCTGGAAGAGGCCGGCTCTGCCTGGGAAAACCTGGTGGACGTGACCGTGTTCCTCACCAACATGAAGGCAGATTTCCAGACCTACAACCGGCTGTACGCCGAGTACTTCAAAGACTGCCAGCCTTGCCGCACCACCGTAGAGGTGAATGCCCTGCCCACTCCCATTGCCATTGAACTCAAGTGCATTGCCACTATTTAA